The sequence GGTGACGATGGCGGCGACGGCGCGCTGGATCGCATGGTCGGTCGCGTCGATATCTTCGAAGACGATCGCCCCTTCGGGGTGCGCGGCGACCCATGTTGTCAAGATCCCTTTGGGCCCCAGCAGCCGGTCAAGATCATCCGAAAAGGCAAACTCTCCCATATGCAGATGTAGACGCTCGCGATTGAGCAGCGCCAGGGTCTGCAGCATCAGCAGTTTTTTCCCCGACGCGGGCGGACCGGCGATGACGAGGAGGTCGGCCACACCGCCGAAATGGCGGCAGCTTCCAAGCCGCTGCAGCCAGCTGCGCAGCAGCGACGCCGCTTTTTCCTGGCCGATCGGTGCGGGAAAGGTATCGGGTGTCGTATTCATACGACTATTATAAGCGGATTTACCATTTAAGTGCAATGGTGTCTTGTAGGGGTTGCACCTGGAAGGACGTTTAGGTGCTTTGATACCTCCCGCAATTTGGGAGGTTTTAGAGGAAGAAATATGTTCTTCTTTGAGCAGACGCTGAAGACGTTAACTCCCTGCGGGACGAGCACCGAAAAGGTCGGAGTAAAATTGATCCGCACAGCGTTTGAACAGTGCTTCTGAATAGTTTTTAAGACCAATGGCGTTATTTTCGAACAGGCTGTCGTAATCAGGGGCGTCATCCGTATATTCGGGATCGAACTCACAATAACTTTCTCCGATGATTCGGTTTGCTCGGACATCATAGACTTTTAACTGCGCTTCATACATCACTTTGTAGCTTCCCCAATGCGTACGGTAATAGTTGACGCTCCATACTTTGTCTCTTATGTCAATGACATAATCGACGTCTTTATAACTTTCAGGTACCGAGTCGATAGGATCGGTAAAAATGATAGAGGGGTGAGTAGTCCATACCATTTGATTTTCGTTACTGAGCATTTTTGCCAAGTCGGTACTGACAAAATGCGAGGGGGTGGAGGGGAGCTCATTCTCGTGCACGGCAGTATCTGAAGCTGCATATAGCACACCACCTATAAGACCTGTGAAGCCGAAGAACAACGCTTTGCCGGGTGTCATGACAAAAGGTTCCAGTGGAGCATCATAATGAATAATGTCGAAATGTTTACCTTTTAAAGAGGCGTGTTGATCCTCTGGTAGCGGCTGGACGCTTTTATTGGCACAGCCAGCGAGCAATATCATGAACACAACGGCTGAAGTGAGAAACTTCATTGGCCTATCTCCTTTTATATGGTGTTCGCCGTGTCTGAAGCGGCTGGAAAAAGTATAGTAACACTTTTTGTTTTTAATTAACTGAAATATTTATAACTTCAGAAAAAATTGACGGAAAAGTCTTTAAGCGTTGGGTACTTTGTTTACTCCAGGAGAGAATAGCGAAGGGAAGAAGGATAGTTAACGGGCGGTTTCAAGTGCAACGACGGCGATGGCGAAGCCGCCGTCGTGGGTGATGGAGAGGGAGGCGTCGGTGATGCCGAAGCGTGCGCGGACGGTTTCGGAGAGGGCGAGCCGGGGAGCGCCGCGATCGGTTTTGCTGAGGATGATATCGTGGAACCCGCACTCGCTTCCGATGCCGCAGCCCAGCGCTTTGGCACAGGCCTCCTTGGCGGCCCAGAAACCTGCGGCGGTGTGGGGCTTGCCTACGAGGGCGATCTCATCGGGAGAGAGAAAGCGCTGCAGTGCCCGTTCGCCATGCCGCGCGATCAGCCCTTCGATCCGCTCGATTTTGACGAGGTCGATGCCGATCATAACTGTTCGTAGTCGGCGATCTGTTGCTGTTCGGCGAGGTCGCTCAGCGGTACAAAACGCTTCTGTTCGGGGTCATAATAGCTGATATGCCCCGTCTCGATGTCGTAGTACCAGCCGTGAATGAAGAGTTTCTCCTCTTTGACCAGTTTGTTGACATAGGGGTAGGTGAGGAGGTTCTCGATCTGGGAGAGGATGGAGAACTGTTCGGTGAGACGCAGCAGCGCTTCGCGGTCCCCGTCCATCCCCAGGACGGCAACCGCATTCTCTTTGGCCTTCATCCCCAGGGAGAGCCATTTGCGCGTATGGATGAGCCCGGGGTCGCTGATCTCCTCAAAGAGCGCCTGGCAGGCACCGCAGTGGGTATGGCCGCAGATGATGATCTCGGAGACCTTGAGGACGCTGACGGCATATTCGATGGCCGTGGCGGTGGCGTGGAAATCTTCGTCGGGCTTGTAGACGGGCACGAAGTTGCCGACGTTGCGCATGACAAAGAGGTCGCCCGGCTTGCTCTGGATCATCAGGTCGGGGATAACGCGTGAATCGGAACAGCCGATAAAGAGGGCCTTGGGGCTCTGCCCCTCTTTGGCGAGGCGGAGCAGTTCGGCCTCATGCTCTTTGAAGTAGACCTTTTGAAAGAGTTCGTTGCCTTCGGCGTATGTCTGCATGGGAGGTGATCAGAGTTTGCAGCGCTCGATGTTGAGCATCTTCATCAGCTTTTCGAAGACGGCACCTGCTTCGCGGTCGTAGTCGTCGTGGTATTCGATGACGATGAGCTTGCGCCCGTTGGCGCTTTCGGTCAGGTAGACGCTGCGGTCCAGTTTATGCTCTTCGTGGATCTGCGCCAGGGCGGCATTGATCTGTTTATACTGATCCTCGGTGTCGTAAGCCAGTGTGATTTTGGTGTAACGCTCTTCGCCTTTGTAATCCGCATCAATGCATGGTGCTGCCATAGGAATCCTCTACCGTTTATCTTTGGGTTGATTATACTGAAACTCTTTTGAAGGAAGCAAATCCCGGGGGCGTTTGCGCGCCGGGGTGCTTAACGTGCTTCGATTCTGACCTCCAGATGGGCTGCGGCGGTATCGGCGATGAGTTTTTCCATGTCGGGACGGCGGTCCGGGGAGGGCGGCAGGGCCGTCAGCTGTCCCATCAGCAGGCTGAAAAGCTGGATGGCGCTCAGTCCACTGCGGTTGATGACGCTGATCTCCAGGGTGTCGGCCCGGCCGCGCAACAGGGCAGAGAAGGCCGATTCCGCTTCGGTGATCCAGCGGGTCAGTGTGGGGCTGTAGGCGAATTTTTCGCGTTTTCTGTCGAACGTACGCCGCAGCAGGATGTCATATTGGCCGATGTAGGCGGCGAAACGCTTGTCCGTTTTCAGCAGCTCGCGGTAGGCTTTGCCGTCGGTGCTGCTCTGTGCGTGGAGGGAGTTGAAAAGCAGGTCGGGCAAGCCGGGGGGCTGAGGGGTGCGGGCCGGGGTAAAGAGTGCCGAGGCGTTGCGGAGGGTGAGGTGCAGCGCCATGGTATCGCTGTTGCCCCGTTCGTTACCGTTTCGGGATCGGAAACGGGTATCGATGGTGTCGTTGCCTTCAAAGCTGTTCGTGAGTGCAAAGCTGCCGGAGAAGGGAGAAGCCATTTCGGCGGCATAGAGGGTGTGGAGTCTGCTGCCGACATAATCGGCCCGTTCGGTGTCATTCGTGTCGAACCACGCCTCAAGCAGGTTGGGGGTCGCCGCGAAGGCGCTGTCCGACGCGTTCGTCTCGAGGGTAGCCCCGCGGTAATCGAGTATGACGCTGCCGATGACGCGTTCGGCAAAAGCGGCCCCATCCGCCGTGCGCTTCATCCTGTTGGCAAAATGGAGCGCGTCGATATGCAGGTGGGTAGAAGGCGCCTGGCGGTAGTGGTCGAAGCCTGTGATGTCGAGCGCTTCAAGGTTGCCGACGATGGCCCGTTCCAGGGCATCCACCCCCGGGGTTGGCGGCGGGGGAATCTCAGGCCCTTTGGCGGCGAGATACTGCCGCCGGAGACGTTCGACCTCCTCGAGTTCTTTGGTTGTCGCCTCGAACGTCTCTTTTTGCAGCAGCACTTCCAGCGCCCGGTTGAAGGCGACGGTACCCTTTTCGAACGCAGTGACGACGGTGGCATTGTCCTCAACTTCCTCCAGGGCCTGGCGCACCGCCTCGCAGACAAATTGCGTTTGGGTTGTACGGCACTCCGGGGAGAGCTTCCCTTCCGAACGGAAGCTGAGGTAGTGCGTGAGGTTCTCCGCGGGGTTGTCCGTGGCTTTGGGGACGGGAACGGCGAAAAGGAGCGCCGCCGGCAGGGCAGCGATGAGGAGAATAGGTTTCATGGGAACATCCTTGAAATCTCATTGTACTTCAAGAAACCCAACAGGCCGGTCAGTCGCCGACGGGAAGGTAGGCGTACCCCTCGTTCTGCTTTTCGATCAGGCCGACACCGGCGTTCAGGACCGTCGCAATGCCGGGGTAGATATCCTTGGCGTCGATCTTCTTCTTGGTCATTCCCGCCTGGCACATCAGGAAGGTGACGTCATAGGTCTCTGCCAGCGCGGCAATGCGTTTGGCGAGCTCCGGGGCGGCTTTTAGCAGTTCCGGCTCCTTGGCAAAGTCGTACCGGGCCGGCTCTTTGAGAAAGAACTTGTAGGCGTTCCCGTGGATGACGACGGCGACGTCGAGCTCTTTGAGTTGGTTCTCAAAGTAGGTCTTGTGGGCGACGATCCCTTTGAGGATCTTCTGTTCAAAGGTGTGCATGTCGCCGGTGGTCAGGTCGATGACGACTTTGGGGTTCGCTTCGGCAAAGAGCGAGAGCGCGGTCAGCAGGACGAGGAAGAGTTTTTTCATACGGTCTCCTTGGTGGAGTGCATCATATCGGGGGAAAGTAAAAACTATGTAAAAATCGCGATCTAGTGTCCGGTCCCCGTGGCTGCCTGCGGTTTGTGACGGAACGAACGTAGGAGTAGAAGAATGAATCAAACCAGTTCGGCAGGGAGGGGGGCCGAGGTTGCAGGCAGCCCCGGGGACCGGACGGAGGGTTACTCCGTCAGGTCGCCCAGGAGGGTCTCGAAATCGTCCTGGGCTTTCATGAGCTCGGCCGTGGCCGCGGCATCCTGGACGCGCGCGCTGCTCATCCAGTTGTAGACGCCGGGGAAACCGATGACGATCTTGTCTTCGCCTTTTTTCTTGTACATCATCATCGTACAGGGCGCGAAGGCCGAAGCCTGCGGGCGCGTCCTGGCGACGTTGTAGATCACCTTCAGCTTGCAGATGGAGTAGCTGTCATAGAAATCAAACGGGTTGTCTATGCTTTCATCTTCTCCGACGACCATCTCGAAGTCGAGGGTATTGGAGAGCACGAAGCCTTTGGGGCTGAGGCCGCCCTGGATCCCCATAGCGAGCTCCTCTTTGGCATCTTCGTACTCGTCCCCTTCCACTTCGAGGCTGTAGGTTGAAACCAGCGGTCCCGTCGCCGGGAGCGGGTTCTCGTTTTCGATTTCCATGGAGGCCTTCGGCATCGCTTTTTCCAGGGCTTTCATCGCGGCCGTCTCGATGTTTTTCAGGATCGGTTCGACACTGCCAAGGCCGATGATCTTCGCCATCGCCTCGGCGGTCAGGACGGAGACGTGCAGCTGCTTCTCGCCCTTGTGCTGGTAGATCCCGAAGCCCATCGGCACGAAGATACCCGCGTCGGGGTATTTCACGACGAGCTTGCGGGAGAGGTCCGTATGGTAGGCCGTCAGCAGGTAAAAGACGTCGAAGTCGCTCTGCTGGAACTGGATGTTGAACGGTTTGTTCATCTCCGTATTGGCGGCGATGGTGAAGCCGTTGGCTGCAAGTGAACGTTCGATCACCTGCGGCAGGTCGCTCTTGGGATCGTTGTCGACGCTGTAAATGCGCAGGTCACCCTGGGCATGCAGCGCGACAACGGCTGTCAACAGGAAAAAAAGCATCTTTTTCATCATGGTGTTATCCTTTAGGGTTTGATGTAGACCCAGCCCTCTTTGACCCGCTCGATCATCTCGACGATGCCGGCGGTGACGACTTCGACGTCGTCGATCAGCTGGTCTTCGGTAATGTTTTTGGTCCGCATTGTATTGCCGCAGGCGACAAACGTGACGTCGTACAGCATCAGCGTGCGTACCCGCTCCGCAATCTTGGGATTGTCCTTGAGCACGGTACGGATCCCGCCGGAATAGGCGACGATCTCCATCTGGACCTTCTCCGGTCCGTAGAACTTCAGCACGTTGTTGGCGGAGCTGAGCACATGGTTGATCGCCTCGTCACTCCCTTCGGTCACCGAGAAAACGACCTGGCGGGGGTTGTCAAGGGCCGGCTTGGGGTCGGCGAACTCCGTATCGGCACTCAGCCAGGCGGCGAATGCCAGTAAGATGATCAGAAAACGCATGTTACTCCTTTGTGCACGCCGCTTCGGTCAGCGCGGTAAAATCTTCACGGTTCCATGAGCCGGGCACCGTCTTGATGACATGGCCCTGCGGGTTCAGGATGACGAAAGTCGGGGTCATCGGGACCCGGGCTTCGAAAGGGACACTCTGCCGTGAAAGGTTTATTTTCACCGGCACGAAACACCCCTCCACCCAGCGGCTCATCTCCGCGTCGTCAAAGACGGCACGCTCCATGTCGTGGCAGTAGTGGCAGTCGTCGCGGACCAGGGCGGCGAGGATGTTCCTGCCGCGCTGCGCAGCTTCGGCCGTCCCCTCTGCCCAGCTGCGCCACTCGACGGCGTCGGCGAGCAGCGGCAGCAGCAGCCACAGCAGCCTATTCATCGTCCCACTCCAGCATCCGGTAGGCCACCTCGACGTTTTGCGCATGCATCGCGTCATAGAGGGCGACACTGCGGAAAGCGTCGAGGCGGATCGTTTTGGTGGCCTCGGCAATGCCGATGCCGTCGTCGATGGCATCGCGGACACGGTCGCGCAGCTGCGTCAGGTAAACATAGGTCATCTGCAGTGCGTCTTTGCCGGTGCTTTTGCCGTGGCCGCCGATGATATGCTTCAGCGGCATCGCCTGCACCGTCTCCAGCGCGGCGATCCATCCGTGGAGGTCGCCGTCGCGCAGGGAGGGGATACGGTCGTTGAAGACGAGGTCGCCTGCAAAGAGCGTTTCACGCTTCGGCAGATAGACCATGAGATCCTCTGCCGTGTGGGCCTTCCGGGTGAGGCGGATGATTTGGAGCGTTTCACCGTCAACCTCGAGCGTTTCATTGGTATCGATGCTGTGTGAGGGCAGCACGACTTGAGTCCCGGCATAGGCTTCGGGGCTGATGCGTTTCTGCATCCGCGTCGTCTCCTGCGGGTTGACCGCTTTTTGAAAGAGGCCGGGTCCGTAGACGGGGATGCCCGCTGCGGCGAAGTAGCCGTTGCCGAGCCAGTGGTCGTCATGCACGTGGGTGTCGATGACCATGGCGGTCGGCTGGGCTTTGATTGCCTGCATCTTGGCCGCGGCCTCTTTGGCATAGGCATGGGTCGGGCCGCTGTCGATGACGAGCCAGCGGCGGCCGGTATCGACGTAGCAGCTGTTGACCATATTGCCGTTGTTGACGGTGTTCATCACCTCCGGCTTTCCGAAAAAACAGTAGATGCCCTGGGCAACATTGACCGGTTCGAGACGGTACTCGAACGCCACTGCCGATGTGAAGCAAAGCCACAAAAACCAGAGCATTTTCATCTGTCGATCCTTCTTAGAAGAGGTAGTTCAGCTCGAAGCGGTACTCGTTGTAGGAGTCTTTGTCATACCCCGCTTCGCGATCTTTTGCATCGACCAGGCCGATACGGACTTTGGCTTCCAGGCCCGGAACCGCTTTGATCTGTTCAATGATATCGATATGGGCAATATTGCTGTCCGCCTGGACGCCTGCCGCCTGCTTATCCTCGTCGAAGTCCTGCATGGCGTAGCGGACCATTGCGCTCAGGCCCGGAACCAGGCCGGCCTTGTCGAAGTTGTAGTTCACCTGCGCGGCGGTCGTTTTGGTATTGGCGTACCAGTTGTACTGCGCCATCGCACGGGTATAGCCGCCCGTCGGGAAACCGCGCCACGGTGCGACGATGTCCGCTTCGTCGGCGACGGCAGAGTATGCGACCATCACCTTGAGCGGACCGCCTTCGGCGACGAGGCGCGCCATCCAGAGGCTGGAGTCGAGGCTGTCCGGCGTCGCGTAGCCTTTGGTGTCGTCAAAGACGGCCGTGCCGCCCGTCCAGTCGACGAGGGTGCCTTTGAGAGACGCCCCGCCGACTTTCCCGCCGCCGTCGTCCATCTGCTGCATGTAGCGCGCACCCGGCGTGACCGTCCAGCCGCCGACAGGGATGGCATAGTTGATCTCACCGGTCAGGGAGCTGACGACGCCCGGCACGCCGGCGTAGGTCAGGTCGAGCTGCAGGTTCTTGATCGACTTGTTCTGAATGTCGGCGACGATCAGCGAATGGGTGATGTCATCACCCGCCGCGCGGAAGTTGTTGACGCTCAGACCCTTGTGGACTGCGGAGTCGTCGTTGCCGTCCCAGTGCGACTTGATGCTCGTGTTGGAGTCGTCATAGGTGAGGACGTCGTGGAAAGTCTCGTGGTCACGCAGCTTCTGCTGGTAGAACCAGGCACCGCGGATCCGTGTCTGCGGGAGCTCCTTGGTCGTAAAAGAGTACCCTTCGAAGGTGTTCGGGATCATCTTCGTGTCGTTGGACTTGGTCAGGAAGCTCTCGAAGATCTGACGGCCGGCGACGAAGGAGGTCTTGGAGATGTCGTACTGGACATAGGCCTGTGCCAGCGTCGCGAAACCGTAGTTGCCGAGGCGGTTGACGTTGTAGCGGCTGGTCGTGTCTTTCCCGGCCTTCAGGTAGCCGATGTTCGCTTCGGACATACGTTCGCCCGGGAACGGGTTGTCCGTGTAGTAGAGACCGGCCGTGGCGCTCAGGCCGTACAGGGAAGCGGTTTTATAGATCAGGTTACCGCCGAGCCCCAGGGCACGGTTGTCTTTGTTCTTGGTCTGGGCCGTATCGTCGTTCTTCCAGTCCCAGTTGAAGGAGTTGACGCGAAGGCGGCCGTAGACGATCCCTTTTGAGAACATCTCCGTAATGGTGTCCGCTTTGCCCGGAACAACATTGTAGACTTCCATCATATTGCCTTTCAGGGAGCGTTTGACCTTGAATGCTTCACCGTCGTCCGCATACGCGTTGCTTGCCAATGTACAGGCCAGTGCTGCTGCCGCAGCCGCCGAAATGAATTTGATTGATTGAATAGTAGCCATTTTCTCATCCTTTTTTTATGAGTGGCGTGAGATAATGTCCATGGTGAAGAATCACTGTCCATGCGACATTCTCACTGCTTGGCGGCAGGTACCAGCTGCCGCCTTCCTCTGGTTGAAACCCTACACTCCGTGCACGAAAGCCGTGCCGCTTACGAACATCCCCCGCCTTTTGCAGGACAGCCGCAGTCGTAGTCGAGCAGTTTGACGTTGCCTGCATTGCTGACATCGACCGTTTTCTTGCGGCGGATGTAGTCGCGGACGACGTCGTAGACCGGGCGGGTCTTCCCTGTTTGGAGGTTGGAACCCGCATTCTGCAGGTTGCCGCCCCAGGAAGAGACCACGTAGGTCTTCTTCGGGTCGAGCGGCTTGCCGCCGACGCGCAGGTTGCTGATACGCTTGCCGCGCGGGTTGCCGACGGTGATCTCGTAGGTCATCCCGCCCAGGCGGCTCATGTCGCCGCCCTGCTGATAGAGCGGGTTGGCGTTGAAGACGTTGTCGGCGATATCCTCGAGCAGGGCGGCGATACGCTCGCCTCCCAGTTCGAAGGTATAGACGTTGGGGTAGGTGATGCCGCACATTTCGTAGACGTTGTCCATCAAAATGTCGTCGCCCGGCAGGACCGTCGTCCCCCAGCGGTAGCCCGGCGTGAAGGAGATGTCACACTTCATCTCGTCCATGATCGCGTCGTTGATGAGCTGGTCGAAGGTCGAGAAGAAGGTGTCGCGCTTGTAGAGCAGCCCCTTCGTTTTCCCGAGCACTTCGTTGAACTCCTTGTCAAACGGTGCATAGAGCTCCGCGACGAGCTTCTCGCCCGCCGGGTCCGCCGGAATGATGTTGGACGCGACCGGGATGAGCTTGTACTCGTACCCCTTGACCTTGTGGTCACGGATATCGATATCGAGGCGGCCGACGTATTTGCCGTGGCTGCCCGCAATGACGATAACCGTACCGTCAATGACAATCGGCTTCGGCGAGGGGTCATGCGTATGGCCGCTCAGGATGAAGTCGATGCCGTGGACCTTGCGGGCCACCTCCTGGTCGACGCTGAAACCGTCGTGCGACAGGACGACGACACAGTCGACCTTGTGCTCTTCACGCAGCTCGTCGACATACTCCTGAAGGGTGTCAAGCCGCAGTCCGAAGCTCCACCCCTCGGTGAACTCTTTGGGGTTCGCCGTCGAGGTGAACGGGAAGGACTGGCCGATAATGCCGATCTTTGCCCCGCCGCGCTCTTCGATGGTGTACGGTTCGAAGATAAGCTCTTCGTACTCCTCGGCAAAGGGATCGTCCCCGATGATGTTCTGGGAAACGAACTTCGCATCGAGCATCCCGATGAGCTCCTTGACACGCTCTTTGCCGTAGGTGAACTCCCAGTGGCCGACCATGACGTCGACGCCGAGGTAGTTCTGCGCCTTGACGATCGCTTCGCCCTCTGTTTTCAGCGCGACGCCGGTACCCTGCCAGGTGTCGCCGGAGTCCAGCAGCAGGACCCTGTCCTTGCCGCGGCGCTTCTCGACCTCGTCGATGAGGGTCTTCATGTGGGCGATACCGCCCATCTTTCCGAATTTTTTCGCCAGCGTTTCGAAATCCATGTGGGTATCGAAGTAGGCGTCAAGGGAACTCGGCTCCAGCCCGTAGTGCTTGGCGAAGGATTCGCCGCACAGGAACCCGGGCGTTCCGACGAGGTTCGGCGCCGAGATCAGCGTCGAAGGCTCGCGCCAGTAGAGCGGCTTGATGTGCGCATGCAGGTCACAGATGTGCAGCAGGGTCACATTGCCCGTCTCTTTGAAATCGTACAGATCGGCAAGCGTGATGTCCGCGGGGCTTTTCCCCCCGACGGTCGTCGCGTAGCTGTTGGAAACCGTCACCAGTCCCAGTGCTGCCGCGATCTGCAGAAAATCTCTTCTCGAAATATCCATAACTGCTTTCCTTTAGCGTTTCAGACCGGGGATGGCGATCGTTTTGTTCTTCGCCTTGGCCAGATTGGTCACGTAGACCTCCAGCCCCACCATCTCGTCCGAACCGATCGGCAGCACCGCCAGAAGGGCGTTTTCCATACACCCCTGGAAGCGGCGCTGAAGCGTCCGCAGCTGTGACTTGGTCATCCGGTAGGCCGGCCAGGTCGCGCCGGCGGCGTTTTCACCGAGATCCGGCAGGGGCTGTGTGCGCAGGACGGAGCCGATGATGTCGGCCGAGTGGCAGCTGTTGCACGAAAGCCCGCGCCCGCCGCGTGCGGTCATAAAGACCTCCTCGCCGAGTTTGTAGGCTGCGCGCATCTGCGGGTTGGCGTTGACGTCGACACGCACCGGTTCTTCGTTTGCCAGCGATTTGGCGTAGGCCAGCATCGCGAACATCTCTTTACTGCTGAGCTTGAACGGTTTGTGGCCGTTCTTGGCCATCAGCGCCTGCATCACCTGGTCGACGCCGAGGACGGCGTCGAACGGCTTGATGTAGCGCGGGAAGCCCGAGATGTATTCGGGGAGTTTCGCTTCGGAGACGCCCATGAACTTTGCCAGGCCGGCGTCGCCGCCGCAGTACTCTTCGACGAGTTCGCCGCCCCATTGGACGTCCATCTCCGCGGGGTTGTTCTCCAGCAGTTCGGCATAGAGCGCGCGGTCGGCGTCGCTCATGGCGAACTGCTCACCGCCGATGGCCAGCGTGCCGAGAAGCAGGGTGGCTGCAATGATTGATGTAGCTTTCATGGCTCAGCCTTTCGGTTTGAGTTTTTTCGACTGCTCTTGGACTTCGCCGGTGTTGGTCTTGTAGACGACTTTCAGTGTCCCTGCGGCGGGTACTTTGAAGTTGATCGTGAAGACCGGGTTCGTCGAAACGGATTCCCAGACCTGCATCGTCGTGAAGGGGGTGTCGTTGTAGAAGAACTTCACCTCCGTGATGTAATCGGCGGGGACGATCTTGCCGCTCTTCTTGTCTTTGCGCATCCCGGTTTCCATCGGGTGCATGACCATGAAGTTGACCTTGACGATGTCGCCGCTCTTAAACTTTTTCGGTTTGATCTTGATCAGTGATTTTCTTTCTGCCATTGTCTATCCTTTTATGTTGTTGCTCGGGTATTGCGCGGCGATCAGCCGCATCCGCCGATCGTGACTTTGACGCTCTGCTTTGCGCTGAGGAATTCGCCGGTGCTGGTTTCGGCGACAACAAGGACGTCCTGGGAGCTGCCGAGTTTGATCCGTGTCGCGAACATCGCCGCGCCGTTGGCCGGTGTCAGCATGATGTCGGCACAGCGGACGTTGCTGTTTTTCGTCGCGAAGACGTGGATTGCCTTGACGTAGTCGTCGTTGGTCATCGGGGAGTCTACCTCGATAGTAACGGGTACGACGGCGCCGTTTTCCGCGATTTCAGGGGCTTTGAGGTGCACTTTCTTCGAAGGTGTCACGGCCTTGCCGCCGGTGATGGCCTTGAGGGCTGTATCGATATCCATCGTGTTGGGCCCTTTGGGCGCTTCCGCCGCGAGCAGGCTCTGCGGGGTGAGGGTTGCGGTTGCTGCCGTGGCCGCTGCGGCCAGTCCGATACGTTGTAAGAAGCTTCTTCTTTGCATAGGGTTCTCCTTTAGTGTTTGATGGAAACGATATACGAGGTGATATCGCAGATTTCACGTTCGGTAAAGAGACCGGTCGTGAGGTTGATCGTCATATGGGTGTTCGGATTGTCGACGCGCGCATCGGCAATCTTCTGGTAGACGAACGGATTGTCGCGGGTACCCGTTTCAATGAAAAACGCGTGATAGTTTGTCAGGTCCGGCCCGATATTCCCGGCGCCTTTGGCCCCTTCGATATTGTGGCAGGCGACACAGTTGCCGTACTGCTTCGGCGAGCCGTCCGCATTCTTTTTCGTCAGGCCCGCGGGCAGGTCGCCTTTGGCTTTTTCTCCATTGAGGTTATGGAAAATATAGGCGCCCCGTGCGATCGCGTCCTTGTCGTCCGTGATACATCCTGCCGGCATCGTGTAGGCCTTGGCCGGCCCGAACAGATCCTTCTGGATGATCGACGCCGCTTCGGGGCGTTCGATGGCATCGGACAGGTTGGACGCGAACGCCACACCCAGACCGATGGTTGTACTGAGTAGC is a genomic window of Sulfurimonas sp. HSL1-2 containing:
- the soxA gene encoding sulfur oxidation c-type cytochrome SoxA translates to MKATSIIAATLLLGTLAIGGEQFAMSDADRALYAELLENNPAEMDVQWGGELVEEYCGGDAGLAKFMGVSEAKLPEYISGFPRYIKPFDAVLGVDQVMQALMAKNGHKPFKLSSKEMFAMLAYAKSLANEEPVRVDVNANPQMRAAYKLGEEVFMTARGGRGLSCNSCHSADIIGSVLRTQPLPDLGENAAGATWPAYRMTKSQLRTLQRRFQGCMENALLAVLPIGSDEMVGLEVYVTNLAKAKNKTIAIPGLKR
- the soxZ gene encoding thiosulfate oxidation carrier complex protein SoxZ yields the protein MAERKSLIKIKPKKFKSGDIVKVNFMVMHPMETGMRKDKKSGKIVPADYITEVKFFYNDTPFTTMQVWESVSTNPVFTINFKVPAAGTLKVVYKTNTGEVQEQSKKLKPKG
- the soxY gene encoding thiosulfate oxidation carrier protein SoxY, which encodes MQRRSFLQRIGLAAAATAATATLTPQSLLAAEAPKGPNTMDIDTALKAITGGKAVTPSKKVHLKAPEIAENGAVVPVTIEVDSPMTNDDYVKAIHVFATKNSNVRCADIMLTPANGAAMFATRIKLGSSQDVLVVAETSTGEFLSAKQSVKVTIGGCG
- the soxX gene encoding sulfur oxidation c-type cytochrome SoxX; this translates as MKRWLLLSTTIGLGVAFASNLSDAIERPEAASIIQKDLFGPAKAYTMPAGCITDDKDAIARGAYIFHNLNGEKAKGDLPAGLTKKNADGSPKQYGNCVACHNIEGAKGAGNIGPDLTNYHAFFIETGTRDNPFVYQKIADARVDNPNTHMTINLTTGLFTEREICDITSYIVSIKH